The window CCTCCTGCATCTATCTTAAGATCTGCGCACGGAGGACAAGCATCTGCTACCAAgtcatctccttctttaGCAGATTCTTTGCCTCATCCTCCCTCTCATTCAGACCTTGAACCAGTCGTTACTTCCCTCGGCAAGTCATCCTCACCAAACTCTGCCTCTGAACCCACTCTTGCCCAGTTTCACCCTTCACCTCATTCTGTCCCTCATTATGACCCCACCCTCGATGAGGTGGATGAATTCCAAGGATTCTCTGATCCTCTTAACATGGACCTGTCAGGTTTGGGCGGCATAGATGTTGGATCCATGGGAGTAGGTGCTGGTGATGATAGTGAACAATCGTGGGATGAGCTGCAAAAGCTTATAGGCGCAGAAGATGTGTATAGTTCAACAAAGCTACAGCCTGCATCGCATATCGTACCTGACGCTTCAGCCATAGCGAGGGCTGCCCCTGCTTCTGGATTTGAAAGCTCTGACATTTCGGTTGCGCCGTCCTATGCTGAAGCCAATAATGAGACACAGCAGGAGGCTTCCTTGAACGGGAGCCCTGAGGAAAACAGGATTGAGCCAAAAGTACGCCATATAGCAGAGGCAGCGGAGGGCGAGTTGGTGGTGCTTCCAGCTCTGAGTGAGAATACCGGACAGGGGAACCAAGGGGGTTTAGAGGTTGTGGTTGGAGCAGAAGCACGAAGGCATAACGAAAGCTTATTAGCTGATTCAGGAGAGGTTGCAGCCGATGCTTCTGTGGTCGATGGAGTGTAAAATGGGACTCTGTGGCTTATAATATGTAATGAAGGGTTTGGGTGGACTAATATGTAGACCAAAACACATTACCTCATATCCTTGAACATAGTCATATATTCATATCAGATTCAACATCCTTGTTATACGCGAATAGGAGCATACATTGATGGGGTATTGTTGTTCTGTCGTCTTAATCTTGCTTTCCAACACGTACATTTATCTGTATTATTATTGTCAAATGGTCGTGAATTGATGGACTAATAATCGACTGCTTCTTTATAATCAAACCCACTGCAACTGCTATATATATGCATATATATTAATGGAACTGCGGACTTCGACGCTTGTTCATCATTGACCTATTGATCATCGTTGTGGAGCAGTCGAGTTGAACAAGTTCATTGATATCTTTCTTGGTCTAGAGCCGGCAGCAAGAAAAAGAGGTTCAACGCAGTACTAGTATTAGTTTCTTTTGTTTCAGCGAATTGGGTTTGAAAGATGCAAGACTTTCTACCCCTTCCAGAAAGGGGTTCTCAATCCTTGAAAAGTTGATTTTGTCTTTCCTTGCACAGCACGCCTGTTTTGAGGATTAGACCTGGTATTGGCTTTATGGCTGTGTTTTCTGCTGGATCAGTATAGTGGATGGTGTCAGAGAGGAAGATAGGATCAAGCGAAGAATGAGGATAGGCTGTTGTGGGACTGCTAAGCATGAAGACTGTACCGTACAATAATGCCTGAGGTGCAGGATTTATTGAATCTGTGGTATATAATGTCAACAGCCAACTCACATCCGTGCGTACACGGCTCGCAGCATTTACTTTGTACGAGGTTGCCTGCTGAAGTACCTGCCTGGTTCGAGCCTCCCGTTAACTTCTTTGTTTGTCGCTTCCTTCCTGAACGCTTTTTGCCTTGTTCTTCTTGAGACTTTTCTGCTTTTTGTCCTTTGCTTCTTCAATTACTAAGCTTGGAGGTGGCCTCCTTCGAATCTGTAAGGCGGAGGCCGATTTCGTGATCGCTCTACCGCTCACTGTGGATCAGTACTCGCTGGGCCTTTTTATACCAGACCTTCAAGATCACCTTGTCGGCCTTGCGTTATGCTGTCAGTTGCGAGAGAGAGGCGTACGATTTGGCCTTTTGAGGTTTCCGTTCCTATTTCGAGGGTTGTGGATGATTGGCAGGATGATTGACAATAACATGTTTACGAGGACATTTGTGCAGCACAAGCAACTCATCGAGAGATCCGTACGACTGGCTTGAAGGACTGTTCTAAGAGGTAATAGGTTGATGAAAAGGCCGAAAGGATTTGAAGCGCATGATCCAGACCAAGTTAACTGACTACCTGTATGTCCTAAAAGGGCGTTCCGGGGGCACTAAGTTGTCGACTGCTCAGAAGTGGTCTGACTGAAAACGCAACTAGTCTAAGGTATTTAGAAGTTGTTCGAAACGACGTCTCTCGAATGAGGAATGCTGTGACAGAAGACGACGCGCAGCTGCAACTCGTCGTCGATAGATTGTTCAGCGCATCGACCACAGCATATATTCAGGTCAGTCAGTGGCGGATCAGCAAGTAACACTTGACTGGCATGCAAAGATGCATGGGATAAGCAGAGCCAACCGTCCAACAAAATGCCATCTCTTTGGCCTCCTGTCCACAAACTCTGTCCACTTAATGAGCCTCTCGCCGTCTTGGGGCACTGCGCAGGATGTTATCCACACTACGGAGGTGATCAGCAATCATACAACAATTCACAGTAGTATTCCGTACCGCAAAATCATCTCTGCTGCCTCGCTCGCACTGACAACAACCTGCTTCTTCAACTTGAAAGACTCTGTGATTCCTAACTGTCTCATAGACGCAATCTCCCCCTTGTCCATATCCAAACCAGCATCGGAGTGTCCCTCGTAATGTGCCGCCCTTAACTTGGTCACCAAATCACTTGAGTCATAACCACCGTTGTCGGCAAGAATGGTAGGCATCTGCCTGAGAGCCCTGGCAAAACCTTCAACGGCAAGGGCTTTTTTGCCCTTGACAGTCCGGGCAGCCTCCTCAACCTTGCAAGACATGAGCATCTCAGCACAACCACCACCAAGGGTGACACGGCTCTCCTTGACAGTTTGAGAAAGGACGGAAAGGGCATCATGCAAAGATCGTTCGGCTTCGTCGACCATTTGGGAGGTGGCACCACGGAGAACGACAGTACAAGCCTCACCGGCGGCAACACCAGAGAATTTGATGAGCTTGTCCTCGCCAATCATAATTTCCTCGATAACGTCACATCGACCAATCTTGACCTTGTCTGGGGCATCAAAAGTGGAGGCTATGTCACCCCCAGTGACAAGTGCCAATCTTTCAACGCCTTCAAAGTCGGCGTGCTCAATTGACATGATGCCGGCCTCAGCAAGAAGCGATTCAGGGTAGTTGTAAATAAGTTGTCGATTGACGAAACAGGTAATACCATGTGAGGCAATGGCCTGGACCTTGGCTTTCATCTTTTCCTGCAAAGAAGTTAGCACGCAGAGATTAACAATCAAGAAACAATGGTTTACCTTTTCGGCACGCTCGAGCTCCGCAAGCTTCCCGGTACCGTCTACTCGCACTCTCGCACCAAAAATTTTGATCTTATCAGTGTCCATAGCTATACTTCATCAGCAAAGTCCCAACATTTGATGGCAAGAACATACAAGTGTTGGCGATCAAAATTTTGGCATTTTCTATTCGCTTAGGAGAATTGGTCGCAATAGTCTTGTCTAGGATGAATCCCTCATCCAAATAAGAGTCCGTCAACTTTCCTCCGACCTTCTTGATAACTTGAATATGTTCCAAATCTGTAGATCCCTTCAACCTCAAAACAGCATCCACGGCAAGATTCGCAAAGTAATCTTTGTCCTGTGCCAGCACCTTACTACTCAACGTTGTCCTCGCGATGTTGAACAAGTCCTCTCTGAACTTGGCATTGTCGTCTTTATTGTCTACAGCAGACGCCTCGAGCGCTCCGAGGGCCGCCCTACTGGCAATTCGGTAGCCTTCAGCGACTGTTTGAGGGTGAATTTTTTGAACAGTGACGAGCTTTTCCGCTTCACGTAAGAGTTCGGAAGCAAGGACACAGACAGAGGTGGTACCGTCTCCGACTTCATCATCTTGAACTTTGGAGATGTTGACAAGGATTTTGGCGGCGGGATTGTCAAGATGGATCGATTTGAGGATGGTAGCACCATCGTTGGTGACGGTGATGTTACTGTTAGAAGCGGATTCTGGGGAACAATCAGTTCAGATACATCTGCCAGAATGGTGCACCCACGTAAGATCTTGTTCATGCCCTTGGGACCCAAAGTTGATTTGACCAAGTCACCCAAGGCCATGGCACCAACGAAGGATGAAAGACGAGCGTTTTCGCCCCTTTCTTCAGTAGCCTGAATAGCAACTCCATTAATTACCACGATCTCAGGTTTAGTTCATCCTACTCACCTCGTCCGCGAATACGTTCATTGTGTATGTTTTTTCTGAGATGGTATATGGTGAGTCTTCGCAGAATATGGTCGAAGAATAATAGTGTCCGCGAGAACGCGTCCTAGACTTACGTAATATTAATCCTAGTATGTTACGTAACATATAGGTCTTGCCCATCGTCGAGCGTCACCACCGGGTATGCTGCAATGAGGTTATATTGGTGGTGATGCCCTTCCGGAACTTTAGTCAAGAGCGTGTATCTTCCAAGTCAATAATTAAGCGTTGCTCAGGTGGCCTGGTAATTGGCAGCATCAAGTCAACGGGTCAACGGAAATCAAATACTTCCTAAACGGCCCATTCTTCATTGATCACGGACCACTAGGGACTCTTTGTACGCCGCTTTCGGTATTACATCGTGCTGTAACAAAGATGGAGGCTCTCGGCTTCAATGTGAGCTACCATATGATATGTCCCAGAACTTATCTGATCTTCAATTTCTAGATGTCCTCGGGCTACCTCGAAGGCGTGGTCCGTGGGTACAAAGGAGCGCTACTCACTCAATCCAATTATCACAACCTGACTCAATGCGAGAATCTTGAGGGTAAGTGACTTTCATTGCAAAGTGGCTTTAGCTGACGATCCACAGACTTTCGACTTCAACTCTCTTCCACCGATTATGGTAACTTCCTGGCCAACGAGCCTCTCCCCTTATCAACCTCCACCATTGCCGACAAGGCTACAGATAAACTCGTAGCTGAGTTCCATTACCTTCGGACCAATGCCGTCGAACCCCTTGCGACTTTTATGGACTACATTACCTATGC is drawn from Cryptococcus gattii WM276 chromosome A, complete sequence and contains these coding sequences:
- a CDS encoding t-complex protein 1, beta subunit (tcp-1-beta), putative (Similar to TIGR gene model, INSD accession AAW40957.1) — translated: MNVFADEATEERGENARLSSFVGAMALGDLVKSTLGPKGMNKILQSASNSNITVTNDGATILKSIHLDNPAAKILVNISKVQDDEVGDGTTSVCVLASELLREAEKLVTVQKIHPQTVAEGYRIASRAALGALEASAVDNKDDNAKFREDLFNIARTTLSSKVLAQDKDYFANLAVDAVLRLKGSTDLEHIQVIKKVGGKLTDSYLDEGFILDKTIATNSPKRIENAKILIANTSMDTDKIKIFGARVRVDGTGKLAELERAEKEKMKAKVQAIASHGITCFVNRQLIYNYPESLLAEAGIMSIEHADFEGVERLALVTGGDIASTFDAPDKVKIGRCDVIEEIMIGEDKLIKFSGVAAGEACTVVLRGATSQMVDEAERSLHDALSVLSQTVKESRVTLGGGCAEMLMSCKVEEAARTVKGKKALAVEGFARALRQMPTILADNGGYDSSDLVTKLRAAHYEGHSDAGLDMDKGEIASMRQLGITESFKLKKQVVVSASEAAEMILRVDNILRSAPRRREAH